From the Eschrichtius robustus isolate mEscRob2 chromosome 3, mEscRob2.pri, whole genome shotgun sequence genome, the window TCCTGTTAAACAGGGTCCTTTTGCTGCCATGGCATCCTAATCTCCTCTCTGTATCCCGAGACTGCTGAGTTTATACAGGCAGAGGAAAGAAAGCAGTTAAAAGCCATGTGCACAGAAGCAGGACTAAGCAAGAACCATGGGGGTGACTGGAACAGATTCCTTGGATGTAGTTATAGAGGCCTCTGAGGGAACTGGCACAGTGAGTCTAAAAGATGTTGGAACTACGTTTCCAGTAGGAAGGAAGTGGCACTGAGCAATAAGGAATAAGAAGAGTTGAGAAAGTGACGGGCAAAGAACATTGACATAAAGAGTAGAATTAGTGTTATTGATCATATTGATCATTTCAAAGTTGCCACTTGCTTCCATGTATTAATTCTATTGAGTTTTACTTGTGTTTTTCACCCCTTATCCCATTCATTCCCTAAAATAGCCCAATACGATAGGTTGAGTATTTATCATTTTACAGTAAGTTAATAGACATGTTAGAAATGAGCAATTTGCCTAGAGACAACACAGCTAGTCAATGATAAGGATCGCATCTTTATGtcactattaaagaaaaaaaactatacaaaaataaaagatgtatattttttttcactagtaaaagacaacaagaagaaaagaaccCCTAAAAAGAAACCTACCCCAGAACCACCAGTAATAGATGAAGCTGGAAATGGACCAGACAATGGTGATTTCAAGCTCACCCCAACTCCTGACATTCCCACCACTCAACGTAATAAAGTTACCACAACTCCCAAGATTACAATAGTAAAACCGATACTATCTAAACCCAGTATTCCACCTAATTCTGACACAACTAAAGAGACGCCTTTGACAGCCAATAAGGAGACGATAGATGAAACTAAAGAGACTTCTACAACAAATAAACAGACTTCAACTACTGCAAAAGAGAGGACTACTTCAGCTAAAGAGACACAAAATGCAGAGAAAACATCTACTAAAGATTTTGCACCCACATCTGAAGTTCCTGCTACATCTACACTCAAAGCTGAAACTATAAGCAAATCCCCTGCTCTCACCTCTCCCAAGGAGCCAGCTCCCACCACCAAGGAATCTACACCCATCATCCCCAAAGAGCCAGCTCCCACCACCAAGGAAtctacaaccaccaccaccaaagagCCAGCTCCCACCACCCCCAAGGAGCAAGCTCCCACCACCAAGGAAtctacaaccaccaccaccacagagCCAGCTCCCACCACCCCCAAAGAGCCAGCTCCCACGACCCCCAAGGAGCAAGCTCCCACCACCAAGGAATCTacacccaccaccaccaaagaGCCAGCTCCCACCACCCCCAAGGAGCCAGCTCCCACCACCAAGGAATCtacacccaccaccaccacagagCCAACTCCCACCACCCCCAAAGAGCCAGCTCCCACCACCAAGGAATCTACACCCATCACCACCAAAGAGCCAGCTCCCACCACCAAGGAATCTACACCCATCACCACCAAAGAGCCAGCTCCAACCACCAAGGAATCTacacccaccaccaccaaagaGCCAGCTCCCACGACCCCCAAGGAGCAAGCTCCCACCACCAAGGAAtctacaaccaccaccaccaaagagccagctcccaccaccaaggaatctacaaccaccaccaccaaagagccagctcccaccaccaaggaatctacaaccaccaccaccaaagagccagctcccaccaccaaggaatctacaaccaccaccaccaaagagccagctcccaccaccaaggaatctacaaccaccaccaccaaagagCCAGCTCCCACCACTCCCAAGGAGCAAGCTCCCACCACCAAGGAATCTACACCCACCACCACCAAGGAGCAAGCTCCCACCACCAAGGAATCTACACCCACCACCACCAAGGAGCAAGCTCCCACCACCAAGGAAtctacaaccaccaccaccaaagagCCAGCTCCCACCACCCCCAAGGAGCAAGCTCCCACCACCAAGGAAtctacaaccaccaccaccacagagCCAGCTCCCACCACCCCCAAAGAGCCAGCTCCCACGACCCCCAAGGAGCAAGCTCCCACCACCAAGGAATCTacacccaccaccaccaaagaGCCAGCTCCCACCACCCCCAAGGAGCCAGCTCCCACCACCAAGGAATCtacacccaccaccaccacagagCCAACTCCCACCACCCCCAAAGAGCCAGCTCCCACCACCAAGGAATCTACACCCATCACCACCAAAGAGCCAGCTCCAACCACCAAGGAATCTacacccaccaccaccaaagaGCCAGCTCCCACGACCCCCAAGGAGCAAGCTCCCACCACCAAGGAATCTACACCCACCACCACCAAGGAGCAAGCTCCCACCACCAAGGAATCTacacccaccaccaccaaagagccagctcccaccaccaaggaatctacaaccaccaccaccaaagagCCAGCTCCCACCACCAAGGAATCTACACCCACCACCACCAAGGAGCCAGCTCCCACCACCAAGGAAtctacaaccaccaccaccaaagagccagctcccaccaccaaggaatctacaaccaccaccaccaaagagccagctcccaccaccaaggaatctacaaccaccaccaccaaagagccagctcccaccaccaaggaatctacaaccaccaccaccaaagagccagctcccaccaccaaggaatctacaaccaccaccaccaaagagCCAGCTCCCACCACCAAGGAATCTACACCCACCACCACCAAGGAGCAAGCTCCCACCACCCGCAAAGAGCcagctcccaccaccaccaaggcGCCTGCTCCCACCGCCCCCAAGGAGCCAGCTTCTGCCACCCCCAAGGAACCTACTCCAAGTTCTCCTAATACACCTGCTCCAACCACCTCAGAGGCCTCTACTTCAACTACCACCATGGAGCCTCCCACTACTCCCAAGGGCCCTGCTGAATCATCTCCTGAGTTTCCTGTAGAACCCACACCAAAGACTCTTGAAGAGAGTCCCAAGGAGCCTGCTGTACCTACAACCAAGGCTCCTAAAGTGACCAAACCTGAAATGACTACAACAGCTAAAGACAaggccacagaaaaagacacaactGATACCATGGCATCATCCAAAATTACTCTTAAAGCAACAACTCTTGCACCCAAAGTAATGACAGCAACAAAAAAGACAACTGAAGAGACTACAAGCAAACCTGAACCAACAACAGCTATACCAAAAGGTACAGCTACTAACTCTCAAGTGACAACTCCTAAACCCCAAAAGCCAACCAAAGCACCCAAAAAGCTCACTTGTACCAAAAAGCCAAAAACACCTAGAGTGAGAAAACCAAAGACTACACCAATTCCCCCAAAGATGACATCAGCAAACCCTACCTCTTTAGCAGAAGCCAAGCTCCAAACCACCACCAGCCCTAACCAAACTCCCAACTCAGAAATAATCGAAGTAAGTCCAAAGAATGAAGATGCAGATgctactgaaggagaaaaacctcacATGATTCCTAGGCCCCCTGTGTTAACTCCTATAGTTATTCCAGGCACTGATTTCATAGGGAGAGGACCCAGTCAAGGCATTGGCATCAACCCCATGTTTTCAGGTAATATGAATCAGTTACTTTCGTGTTTAAAATTGGCAATGTTAACTTAAATCTTTCTGAACCAGGATGCCCTGATTTAGTATTATTCTATTGATATATATTATTTAGAATCCTGAACTTGTGAAGTTTTACATCTTCTCTACAGGTAAGCAGAGGGGTAATCACAGTAAGTTTATTTCGTTATTTGGAAAATCAAGTAATAACCTAGGATTGCAAAAATCTGCAATATTCTTTTCCAAACCAATTCCACAGGGCAATCAGAATTGAGAAACAGAATTTCACATTGAGATCGAATATCCAATACTTGTCTAATTTACATGAAGATCAGGTACCCTGACCCATTCCagttcataatttatttttatataacacTTTTTGAATAATATCACCTTTAAGTAAAACAACTGTGAAATATGTCACTTCTTTTTCACCTCTGACATACATGTACTTCAAACTATACTCTTCAAGAGCTTAGGAAAGGGCAAACAGAGGAAATAGAACCCAGTGGGAGGATTTGAAAAGAACGGGAacacttttctcatttttatattggcttaatttgtgttaatttgtttTAGATGAGACTAATTTATGCAACGGTAGGCCAGTAGATGGACTGACTGCTTTGCGCAATGGGACACTAGTTGCATTTCGAGGTGAGTTTTGCACACATTTGTTTTTCTGCCCCTTGTTTTTTTCTTGGTGTTTATGAAAGCGAGAGCCATAGGAGAGTACAAGTTTGGGCTGAGCTTCCTGGAGGGAAACCTGATTGATGAACTTACCTCACACAATATTATAAGGACCTGAGGGTAAATACCAAAATATTGGATTAACAGAATTAGACATAGTAAAGtaacaaacaaaataaagttatttagttATAACTCCTTAATTCTAACAGGTAAAGAAATTGAGAGATAAGTGATTTTCTGTAAATCACAAAGCCAGAAGGCTCTTTCTAGAGAAGCTgggaaactaaaatattttaagttatgcTAAATTTCAGACTTGAGAAATATCTACTCTCAGAAATGTTCAAATACTACCTTCTGTATTAGTACTCAAAATTCTGAGTAAACATCACAGAATGCTTGTTAACACATTCAATCTGCTTCTTTATGATAAACTGTTCTTAAAAgatttcattttgatttcttctggGATAGGTTTTAGTCTTCATTCAGCTTGTAGGCTGATCATCACTTTCAATTTTAGGTCATTATTTCTGGATGCTAAATGCATTCAGTCCACCATCTCCACCTCGTAGAATTACTGAAGTTTGGGGCATTCCCTCCCCCATTGATACTGTTTTTACTAGATGCAACTGTGAAGGAAAAACTTTCTTCTTTAAGGTAAGAAAAATATCTTTGTGAGAGAAATCAGCAAATAGTTATTCTTTATTATGACAATTTAACCTCCAGTTCAGAAGGGTCTCCATATTTTAATAAACtatcattaaaatttaataaatagttaACACTCAATTTGGTAACATTGTCAACTTATTCAAATACTTAACTAAGTTAAAACTTTCTCCCTATACTTAAATCTAAGAATGAGttcctaaccttttttttttcctttttaaccttttaaaagaGCTGTTCAcatcatttcctctttttaattaCCAGGATTCTCAGTACTGGCGTTTCACCAATGATATAAAAGATGCAGGGTATCCCAAACTAATTCCCAAAGGATTTGGAGGACTAAATGGAAAAATAGTGGCAGCTCTCTCAATAGCTAAATACAAGAACAGACCTGAATCTGTGTATTTTTTCAAGAGAGGTATGTGTTACataattgacaaaattaaaaaacttttaagaagTGATCTGccaggaaaattttattcaatatttccatttattataGGGTTTACTGTCAAAAGACATCTTTAATGGCTAGAATCaagtattttcaattaaaaaataaaaattaaggacaGTAAGAAGTATTTAGCTCTCTTAACATGCAAATCACAATTTCATGAGTTTTCAGGACATTGATATATAGaatgtcatttattttcaaagttaaatatataaatatgcaatCTGTTGGCTTTATTCACAAGTACTTCGAgatttagtaattatttttataatacctTGACTAATAATAACCATTATTAATGTCTGGACATACTTTATGAAAAACATTGTTTCCTCTACCTTGTAAAAgctcttttccatctcttttgggaattaaaattaattttcatattgTATGTGATTTTCTAATTCATCATAGGTGGCAGCATTCAGCAGTATACTTATAAACAGGAACCCACCCAAAAGTGTACTAGAAGAAAGCTTGCGATAAATTATTCAGTGTATGGAGAAACGACACAGGTTAGGAGACGTCGATTTGAACGTGCTATAGAAACTTCTCAAACACACACCATCAGAATTCACTATTCACCCATCAGAGTCACTTATCAAGACAAAGGTAATATTTTTTACTGTGTTAAAAATTCTTACACATGAAGTAGATGTAATAGTTTCTTATAGAGTATGgcttattaaatataaatactgaCCATATAACCCTAATACTTATTAATGCAAAACATCAATTTGCTTCAATGAATGACCAAAGATcaatacttttttctttgtgGCTAAGAAAGGCAATTTATTCAGGCTTGTTAATTATAGTGCCATTAACCAATAACATTAAATCCAAATCTGTAACCCTCAAAACAGTCCTAAAAGGTAGATATTTGTACCATATCAGAGATAGCAAAAGCTGAGGCATTGAAGTTAACTCACCCAAGGTAACAGAGCTACTGAGTGACCAAACTGGGAttaaaacccaggtctgtctgactcgaACAGCTGCTCTTTCCAATACAGTACATTGCCTTTCAATCTGATACCTTTAAAGTGTCATCTGCAGGTTTCCTCCATAATGAAGTTAAAGTGAGTACACTGTGGAGAGGACTTCCAAATGTGGTTACTTCAGCTGTATCACTGCCCAACATCAGAAAACCTGATGGCTACGATTACTATGCCTTTTCTAAAGGTAAGTTATTAAGTAAAGTCTTAATAGCTTTCTGAAGATGGGATCTAATCTCTGAAACATGAATAAATTCAAAGCAAAAACAAGTGTTCAGTGGTGACTAAAGGTGAGAAATTAAATTATATCACTTATTCTAATTATTCTGAAGAAGAGAAAGTTTAGACTTTTGCCATTGCAATTCATTTCTGCCCTATCATTCATGAGATTAAAGCCTATTACGACGAAACAGCCAATTAATTGAGTAAAAAACTGCTACTGAAAACAGTATTTTACTTCTATTATCTGTGGCATTTAACAGAGGTCTTGTTTGCCACGAAGTTGTACTGATTTACATCATTACACAGTCTGTAAGATCAGAAAGAAGTTGCTGAGAAACTGATTTTATTAACGAAATTATATTACCTGGGatatttttccttgaaaaatccataaaaatataAGTTATTCTGCCTATATAAATGACAtcagaatgtatttttttaaagaataaaacccaaatgaattattttttaaactaactcGGTTTTCTCAAATTCTTACTTTGAAAAAGCAGAGTTAAACCTAATTTTATTGAAAGATGGTGAAAGATCAGTCAAGGcaattgtttttctccttgtcAGAAAGttcaaattaattaatacatttctgatattaaaatgataaatactgTCTTCgagtataataataaatataaactatttttaagttcaagtgttttgtttcctttttaattgaaaaaatgacTTCTCTTCTGTTTAGATCAATACTATAACATCGATGTGACAACTAGAACAGCAAGAGCCATTACTACTCGTTCTGGACGGACCTTATCTAATGTCTGGTACAACTGTCCTTAGACTGATGGGCAAAGGAAGAATCGActaattaaaatgaagaaaagaatgatAAACTTTGACactgaaatacattttattaataaaGAATGTTGATATAAGCATACcaatttaaatacaaaaatgtttttcaacTCAACAATCATTACACTAAAACAGATCTGACTATCTTATTCACAGTTATTATAGTTTATAgaacatttaattaatatttcctCTATttattcctcctctccctcccattGCATGGCTCACacctataagagaaaaaaagaattaaactgaatgcatcttttaaaaagttagctCAAAACTAGAGTATTCACTTACCCTAgttcattataaaaattttcaagatCAAGTGTGTAGGCATGTAGacaaaaaactgttagatatGTCACATCTTCAATGGAACTTACAACAATCAGATTAATGTTTTATTACATGAATGCAATCACTAACAGTTACATTGGAAAACAGAGATattgaaattttacattttttttttactagctaAACAAGTCACAAAGCTTtattctgctgtataaaaagtataACAACAATAGGCAAAGATGTAACAAGTAGTTACATCTACATAGCACTATAACATTTTAGCTTTTCCAGATTACACCAtgaatttaaggaagaaatgaataaaaataaaatgtaagcacATATTCATGATATACCTATGGCATACAAACTTGTCTGCAAGATGTTTACAGATTAGTAAACATCACATGCTCAATGTGTACTTATTTAATCAACCCTTGGAacgtttttaaaaaactagatacACATTGGAGGCTTAAGGATTAGAAAACTCATTCCATTTATTACTATCCCACATCCTATCACGTGATCAATATGTTAGAAATTTACCTCTCTGTCTGTTAAATTGACGACCACGGACACCTTGTCTCAATGTTGTCTGAAGTCTTACTCGTCTGAAAGGCTTCGGCTGACTGCTGCTGGTATCTAAGAAAAGCATTAATATACAAGAAAGCAAGTTAATAAACAAGAAAGCAGTTATAGTGACAAAAACTAATTACTAAATGAATGCATGGATAAAATGCAGAGGTGTCCACTGCtttcaatatttaaatgtttttttaacaaGGGACATTTAACAAACAGAAAaggtaaaaagtttaaaaaaatgttctttttgacttttttcattcattcactctactaatttaataataaatatgtactTGGTGCCTATCCATTtatcagacactgtgctaggggTTGGGGGGTACAATGGGAAACAAAATACCACATCCCTCAGGAAACAACAGTCCATTACAATATAACATGAGTCATATCTGACTCTTCTCTTTTCCAGATGCCCCCAATCCAATCATTAGCAAATCTTGCATGctctaatttaaatatatatcccAAATCTGACTACTTCTCACAACCTTGACTCTACCATCCTGTCTAAAACATCATCATCTTTACCTTGAATTACTGCAATATCCTCCaaactttctctttgtttctgtccattactcactttcagtctcttctCTACACAGCAGCAAAACTGATACTGTTAAGTCTTTAAAGCAGATCATGTTACCACTCTGTTTGAAGCCCTCCAAAAACCTGCTACATCCATGAAAGCCAAAGAAATTACAATGGTCTGCTAGATCTTTCCTCCCCCACCCTGTGACCTCCTGCTAGTCTCTCTCTGTCCTGactgtgctccagccacacaggcCTCCTTGCTGACCCTGAACACATCACACTGCTGCTTTATGGACTTTGCATCTACTATTTCTCTCATCCTGGAACACCTTCCCCTGAAGAGTTGCACAGCTTCGCTCCCTTACCTCTTTCAGGTCTTTCCTtaaataccattttcttagtAACATTTTTGTGAAATTGCCTGGCACCCGGTGGGCACTTAAGTATTTGCTGACCAAATGGATAATTGCTTAGATGGGGAGGTTTAGTGTTTTATGttatcaaataaatttaaaaacacccTAATTTCATATTATACTGTAAAAGGGAACAAGAACCATATTTTCTTATGCAAGCTCTGGTAAGATATAGCTACTACCAATTCCCCTGTTGAGGAAAGACAATTCTCATGGGACATCAGGATATAACTGGGGGCAAAGAacttcagttattatattattaataatattactgTTTTACTAGTAACTATGACAGCTACAATTTTTTGGGGCCTTCTTACTATGTGTAAAGCATTGagttatataatttacatacattatttttaatcttgATGGCAAGATGAGTTATGAATGCCCATATTTCACAATGAAATGAGCAGAGATTTAAAGTTACTAGCTGTTAAAAGGCAGATACAGGATCTGAACCTGGGGATGTTGGCTATAGGTTGA encodes:
- the PRG4 gene encoding LOW QUALITY PROTEIN: proteoglycan 4 (The sequence of the model RefSeq protein was modified relative to this genomic sequence to represent the inferred CDS: deleted 1 base in 1 codon; substituted 1 base at 1 genomic stop codon): MERKILPIYLLLLLSVFLIQQVSSQDLSSCAGRCGEGYSRDAICNCDYNCQHYMECCPDFKKVCTVEFSCKGRCFESFTRGRACDCDSECKKYGKCCFDYDSFCEKVHSPASPPPSKSAPPPPGASQTIKSTTKPSPKSSSKKTKKVIESEEITEEHSVSENQESSSSSSSSTFRKIKFSKNSAANRELKKXPKVKDNKKKRTPKKKPTPEPPVIDEAGNGPDNGDFKLTPTPDIPTTQRNKVTTTPKITIVKPILSKPSIPPNSDTTKETPLTANKETIDETKETSTTNKQTSTTAKERTTSAKETQNAEKTSTKDFAPTSEVPATSTLKAETISKSPALTSPKEPAPTTKESTPIIPKEPAPTTKESTTTTTKEPAPTTPKEQAPTTKESTTTTTTEPAPTTPKEPAPTTPKEQAPTTKESTPTTTKEPAPTTPKEPAPTTKESTPTTTTEPTPTTPKEPAPTTKESTPITTKEPAPTTKESTPITTKEPAPTTKESTPTTTKEPAPTTPKEQAPTTKESTTTTTKEPAPTTKESTTTTTKEPAPTTKEEPAPTTPKEPAPTTPKEQAPTTKESTPTTTKEPAPTTPKEPAPTTKESTPTTTTEPTPTTPKEPAPTTKESTPITTKEPAPTTKESTPTTTKEPAPTTPKEQAPTTTTKEPAPTTKESTPTTTKEQAPTTRKEPAPTTTKAPAPTAPKEPASATPKEPTPSSPNTPAPTTSEASTSTTTMEPPTTPKGPAESSPEFPVEPTPKTLEESPKEPAVPTTKAPKVTKPEMTTTAKDKATEKDTTDTMASSKITLKATTLAPKVMTATKKTTEETTSKPEPTTAIPKGTATNSQVTTPKPQKPTKAPKKLTCTKKPKTPRVRKPKTTPIPPKMTSANPTSLAEAKLQTTTSPNQTPNSEIIEVSPKNEDADATEGEKPHMIPRPPVLTPIVIPGTDFIGRGPSQGIGINPMFSDETNLCNGRPVDGLTALRNGTLVAFRGHYFWMLNAFSPPSPPRRITEVWGIPSPIDTVFTRCNCEGKTFFFKDSQYWRFTNDIKDAGYPKLIPKGFGGLNGKIVAALSIAKYKNRPESVYFFKRGGSIQQYTYKQEPTQKCTRRKLAINYSVYGETTQVRRRRFERAIETSQTHTIRIHYSPIRVTYQDKGFLHNEVKVSTLWRGLPNVVTSAVSLPNIRKPDGYDYYAFSKDQYYNIDVTTRTARAITTRSGRTLSNVWYNCP